From one Lasioglossum baleicum chromosome 11, iyLasBale1, whole genome shotgun sequence genomic stretch:
- the LOC143213676 gene encoding uncharacterized protein LOC143213676 codes for MESMNPPNEPCCCCSYNPFSDNAKESEIYDLSFALRKLAVMKCQMKKWRMERLQFESENRSLKQALQSFGVNVDEILKPDPLLVQSREEIEWLQNANAALEDKVRDLEETLAERDCCDDPCASVHYIREKMRDLRERFALEKKELRDMISNLKLKLAQTEEDVSCPAIYRLRAKLRELMKGGQTADQQVSKVVERSIETLVDLSNSCDDLRLENEQLLAQIAELRRQLAELEKMRPKEPVEEMLRTAQTTTVPEYIDVSDLLQKLEDCDHTVSELKRQLDEKDKLIEALKKELENMVDQQALLDEIAAMKGELSKRDDKMRNLLNEMRQSEIDLLGMSNLRSELDILKPRLSELEEERDSLIDEVAKMRKLLAERNDQIIDILEHKNKLEQELAEKEAEAQQIIDSLKKEMDDLLARMANLQGELDERDKRIAELEKCCSERDELLEKLQAAQDELDSLRGELASAKATVEDLKGEVDALKKDKQKLLKELDEIKEQMNALSDQLAEERAAKEALQKELESARKDLEDLRKENSDLKGQLEQAMEENDKLKKENDAFKAELDDMTSELDKLKKANDELQKNLDAAKLENDKLKNDLEESRQEMDKLRADGDALKSLDADTKAKMDKLQSQLDDLKAERDRLADENADMKAKNLELERQLDDATKALEKMRTENADLLEELERLKAELARAKSTIEQLKEEMESLKNALDKCVGEMERLTSENEDLKVKNEDLRAELDRCKADRDSLKNDLERTKAELDGVINELNKLKEEHGLLKQNFDRLEGERDKLQEELNNLKNEMGKLREEIDAAKQREAALNSELDRVKKEKDALASELGKLKDENAALQDERDRLKKQLNDANAEIEKLKEELDRLKDEMARLKDEHENLGKERDQLKQDNEKLNAEVEQLRKERDSLNGELDRVKKEKDALASELGKLKDENAALQGERDRLEKQLDDANAEIEKLKEELARLKDELEKLGKERDQLKQDNEKLNAEVEQLRKERDSLNDDLKKLRDENSRLQGEVNDLREKLNDERKANDILKKDLMMLDSEVKDLGKALDEARAKNAALAEENQALQSKLKDLQDELGSLRAECADLKSEIEDLKQQIADLKAKIAKLEEDVEHWKLENCKIKMEVDKLKEDLEKALKELNECKAAKEACQAEVNRLKAEKADLEKRLADLQSEIEQLKKSLEAEKSARSKCEAELAALRNELDALKKELENLRDESRRCKGELEELRKKISELTNDLNKCKEEVNALRDANEKLKAEVNALNNEKNKLQEERDRLKNEAESLRAENADLRQDRDKLANETNRLRGEGDGQKSELDNLKSDLSAQKAAVQKLQNDLKKCQDENDRLKQQLAEMEKLKDEKNRLEKALADAEAKAKALEGQLKDLQAEKQELLNELQRLRDELGRLINEIDKHKAATEAAMKELAALKQELSNLRATLDKARAENEVLNKENEKLKSDMAKLNQQLQALQDENAKLKKENEQLASELAAAKEKLKEAEDMLNNLRKENDDLKKRIADLENTVKELETLKKQLEDCRAELARLKAELEKLKEENENLKNQLRDAQNELKEIKDLKDKLQQELDALKADHDRLKDELGNLKEINEKLKDELEDLKALNDKLKDDLKNQKAINDKLKEEAEKLKKELEAQKAANDMLKDEAEKLKKELEAQKAANDKLKDDQKKLLADIDKLKDAGKSSEAGLTNELDRLKKENNDLKSEIERLKKELNNCQDYNDRLRRELEGCKDELKKLKAAADQDTVTLRSLADDCGDYIRANDLLRKRLDKQNEGVQRVRDYITFLEGKVENEPKMADELEDDSSIDPEMKKEIEELLKKSRDLSENIYNTEKEIQNIAAILKQLKDVPPIVSDKAFDPDSWLNSLKLTQLAELHDKICLLTSDMVHQDKPRAVSCIPGSPLTADYNILNQRIAALQKQIAEKQMETGWKLEELKRALRQEQANLIRISDEMNLERKRNLALQLGMDDAS; via the exons ATGGAATCGATGAATCCACCGAACGAGCCATGTTGTTGCTGCAGTTACAATCCCTTCAGCGACAATGCGAAAGAATCGGAGATTTACGACCTCTCGTTTGCCCTGAGGAAACTGGCCGTAATGAAGTGTCAGATGAAGAAATGGCGAATGGAACGACTTCAGTTCGAGAGCGAAAATAGGTCTTTGAAACAAGCCCTCCAGTCATTCG GTGTAAATGTGGATGAGATATTGAAGCCTGATCCGCTGCTCGTGCAGTCCCGGGAAGAAATCGAATGGCTGCAAAATGCAAACGCGGCGCTCGAAGATAAAGTGAGGGATTTAGAAGAAACCCTCGCCGAACGAGATTGCTGCGACGATCCTTGTGCATCGGTACACTATATCAGGGAGAAGATGAGAGATCTGCGGGAGCGCTTTGCACTTGAAAAAAAAGA ATTAAGGGACATGATATCGAACTTGAAATTAAAACTCGCGCAGACTGAGGAGGACGTGAGCTGTCCTGCGATATATCGCCTGAGGGCGAAGCTCCGCGAACTGATGAAAGGAGGTCAAACAGCGGACCAGCAGGTCTCGAAAGTCGTGGAGAGATCGATTGAAACGTTGGTGGATCTGTCGAACAGCTGCGACGATCTGCGTCTTGAAAACGAGCAGCTTTTGGCTCAGATAGCCGAGCTACGTCGTCAATTGGCGGAACTTGAAAAAATGCGACCGAAAGAACCTGTGGAAGAAATGCTACGAACAGCCCAGACAACGACGGTCCCTGAATACATAGACGTCTCCGACCTACTGCAGAAACTCGAAGACTGCGATCACACTGTTTCCGAATTGAAACGTCAATTAGACGAGAAAGATAAGCTTATCGAGGCGCTGAAGAAAGAACTTGAAAACATGGTAGATCAGCAGGCTTTGTTGGATGAGATCGCTGCCATGAAGGGGGAACTCTCGAAAAGAGACGATAAG ATGAGGAACCTTCTGAACGAGATGAGGCAATCAGAGATAGACTTGTTAGGCATGAGCAACCTAAGATCGGAGCTGGACATCTTGAAGCCTAGATTATCTGAACTCGAGGAGGAGAGGGACTCGTTGATAGACGAAGTGGCGAAGATGAGAAAATTATTAGCCGAAAGGAACGATCAAATAATTGATATACTGGAGCACAAGAACAAGTTAGAGCAGGAGCTGGCGGAGAAGGAGGCGGAGGCTCAGCAGATTATCGACAGCTTGAAAAAGGAGATGGACGACTTGCTGGCGCGAATGGCGAATTTGCAGGGCGAGCTCGACGAGCGTGATAAGCGAATCGCGGAGCTGGAGAAGTGTTGCTCCGAGAGGGACGAACTTTTAGAGAAATTACAGGCCGCGCAGGATGAGTTAGATTCGCTGCGAGGCGAACTAGCGTCTGCGAAAGCTACAGTAGAGGATCTTAAGGGTGAAGTAGATGCCCTGAAGAAAGACAAACAGAAACTGCTGAAAGAGTTGGACGAAATCAAGGAGCAGATGAATGCGTTGAGTGACCAACTAGCGGAGGAGAGAGCCGCGAAGGAGGCTCTACAAAAGGAGCTAGAATCTGCCCGGAAAGACCTCGAAGACCTGCGAAAGGAGAACTCCGATCTGAAGGGTCAGCTGGAGCAAGCAATGGAGGAGAATGACAAGCTCAAAAAAGAGAACGATGCTTTCAAAGCTGAGCTGGATGACATGACCTCGGAGCTTGATAAACTGAAGAAAGCGAACGACGAGCTGCAGAAGAACTTGGACGCAGCGAAGCTGGAGAACGATAAGTTGAAGAACGATCTTGAAGAATCTCGACAAGAGATGGACAAGTTGCGAGCTGATGGTGATGCGTTGAAGAGTTTAGATGCGGATACAAAAGCTAAGATGGACAAACTTCAGTCGCAATTGGACGATCTGAAAGCGGAAAGGGATCGGTTGGCTGACGAGAATGCGGACATGAAGGCCAAGAATTTGGAATTGGAACGGCAATTGGATGACGCGACGAAAGCGTTGGAGAAAATGAGAACAGAGAATGCCGATCTGCTGGAGGAGCTGGAACGTTTGAAGGCAGAACTAGCGAGAGCAAAAAGCACGATTGAACAATTGAAAGAGGAGATGGAGTCCCTGAAGAACGCGTTGGACAAGTGCGTGGGTGAGATGGAGAGGCTAACATCCGAGAATGAGGACCTTAAGGTGAAGAACGAGGATCTTAGAGCGGAGCTTGATCGATGCAAGGCCGATAGGGACTCGCTGAAGAACGACTTAGAGCGAACCAAGGCGGAATTGGACGGTGTGATCAACGAACTGAACAAGCTGAAGGAGGAGCACGGGTTGCTTAAACAAAATTTCGACCGACTGGAAGGTGAAAGGGATAAGCTGCAGGAGGAGCTAAACAATCTGAAGAACGAGATGGGGAAGCTTCGAGAGGAAATAGATGCCGCGAAGCAGAGAGAAGCTGCGTTAAATTCTGAGCTTGATCGTGTTAAGAAGGAGAAGGATGCGTTAGCATCGGAATTGGGTAAACTGAAAGATGAAAATGCAGCTTTGCAGGACGAGAGGGATCGATTGAAGAAACAATTGAACGACGCGAACGCTGAGATCGAGAAGTTGAAGGAAGAGCTGGATAGGTTGAAGGACGAGATGGCTAGGTTGAAGGACGAGCACGAGAACCTGGGGAAGGAGAGAGATCAGTTGAAGCAGGACAACGAGAAACTGAATGCCGAAGTTGAGCAACTTCGCAAAGAAAGAGACTCGTTAAACGGCGAGCTTGATCGCGTTAAGAAGGAGAAGGATGCGTTAGCATCGGAATTGGGCAAACTGAAAGATGAAAATGCAGCTTTGCAGGGCGAGAGGGATCGATTAGAAAAACAATTGGACGACGCGAACGCTGAGATCGAGAAGCTGAAGGAAGAGCTGGCTAGGTTGAAGGACGAACTTGagaagctggggaaggagagaGATCAGTTGAAGCAGGACAACGAGAAACTGAACGCTGAAGTTGAACAACTTCGCAAAGAAAGAGACTCGTTGAACGACGATTTAAAGAAGCTGCGAGATGAGAATAGCAGGTTACAAGGCGAGGTGAATGATTTGCGGGAAAAACTCAATGATGAAAGAAAGGCCAACGATATCTTGAAGAAAGATTTGATGATGTTAGACAGCGAGGTGAAGGATTTGGGTAAGGCTCTTGATGAGGCCAGGGCGAAAAATGCTGCCTTAGCGGAGGAGAATCAAGCACTTCAGTCAAAGTTAAAGGATTTGCAAGATGAGCTTGGCAGTTTGAGGGCAGAGTGCGCTGATTTGAAGTCGGAGATCGAAGACTTGAAGCAGCAAATTGCTGATTTGAAGGCGAAGATCGCTAAATTGGAGGAGGACGTGGAACATTGGAAGTTGGAGAACTGTAAGATCAAGATGGAGGTGGATAAACTGAAGGAAGACTTGGAGAAAGCGTTAAAGGAGCTGAATGAGTGCAAG GCCGCGAAGGAAGCGTGCCAGGCAGAGGTGAACCGTCTCAAAGCCGAGAAAGCCGATCTAGAGAAGAGACTCGCAGATTTACAGTCAGAAATTGAACAGTTGAAGAAGTCGCTTGAAGCAGAAAAATCGGCTAGAAGCAAGTGTGAGGCGGAGCTTGCAGCCCTGAGGAATGAGCTGGACGCGTTGAAGAAGGAGTTGGAAAACCTTCGAGACGAGAGCAGAAGGTGTAAAGGAGAATTGGAAGAGCTTAGAAAGAAGATCTCGGAGTTGACCAACGATCTGAACAAGTGCAAAGAAGAGGTCAACGCGTTGAGAGATGCGAACGAAAAGTTGAAGGCGGAGGTGAACGCGTTGAACAACGAGAAGAACAAACTTCAAGAGGAGCGAGATAGATTGAAGAACGAAGCGGAATCTCTTCGGGCAGAGAACGCAGACCTTCGTCAAGATCGAGACAAGCTAGCGAACGAAACTAACAGGCTGAGGGGCGAGGGTGATGGACAGAAATCAGAGCTTGATAACTTGAAGTCTGACTTATCTGCGCAGAAGGCTGCTGTTCAGAAGCTGCAAAACGATTTGAAGAAATGCCAGGACGAGAACGACAGGTTGAAACAGCAACTGGCTGAGATGGAGAAGTTGAAGGACGAGAAGAATCGATTGGAAAAGGCGTTAGCAGATGCGGAAGCTAAAGCGAAAGCTCTGGAAGGCCAGCTGAAAGATCTGCAGGCTGAGAAACAAGAGCTGCTCAATGAGCTGCAACGGCTGCGCGACGAGCTGGGTCGTCTTATAAACGAGATTGACAAACATAAAGCTGCTACTGAAGCAGCCATGAAAGAACTAGCTGCCTTGAAGCAGGAGTTAAGCAATTTGAGAGCTACGCTGGATAAAGCTCGCGCCGAAAACGAAGTATTGAACAAAGAGAACGAGAAACTGAAGTCGGACATGGCGAAATTAAATCAGCAGCTGCAGGCATTGCAGGACGAGAACGCGAAGCTGAAGAAGGAGAACGAGCAGCTCGCCTCGGAATTAGCAGCGGCAAAGGAGAAATTAAAAGAAGCCGAAGACATGTTGAACAATCTGCGCAAGGAAAATGATGATTTGAAGAAGAGGATCGCTGATCTTGAGAATACTGTGAAGGAGTTGGAGACGCTGAAGAAACAGCTAGAGGATTGCAGAGCCGAGTTGGCGAGGTTGAAGGCGGAATTGGAGAAATTGAAAGAGGAGAATGAGAATTTGAAAAACCAGCTAAGGGATGCTCAAAATGAGTTGAAGGAGATTAAGGACTTGAAGGATAAGCTGCAGCAGGAACTTGATGCGCTGAAGGCTGATCATGATAGATTGAAGGACGAGTTAGGGAACCTGAAGGAGATTAATGAGAAATTGAAGGACGAGTTGGAAGATTTGAAGGCACTGAATGATAAATTGAAGGATGATTTGAAAAATCAGAAGGCGATCAATGATAAGCTGAAGGAGGAGGCAGAGAAGTTGAAGAAAGAACTTGAAGCGCAGAAGGCTGCCAATGATATGCTGAAGGATGAGGCAGAGAAGTTGAAGAAAGAACTTGAAGCGCAGAAGGCTGCCAATGATAAGTTGAAGGATGATCAGAAGAAGTTGTTGGCTGACATTGATAAATTAAAGGATGCGGGTAAAAGTTCTGAGGCAGGGTTAACGAATGAATTGGATAGGTTGAAGAAGGAAAATAATGATTTGAAGTCTGAAATTGAGAGGTTGAAGAAGGAATTGAATAATTGCCAGGATTATAATGATAGGCTGCGCAGAGAATTGGAAGGCTGCAAAGACGAACTTAAGAAACTGAAAGCTGCtgcag ATCAAGATACAGTGACTTTAAGAAGCCTAGCAGACGATTGTGGCGATTATATCAGGGCAAATGATTTGTTAAGGAAAAGACTTGACAAGCAAAACGAAG GTGTTCAACGTGTCCGTGACTACATAACTTTCCTGGAGGGTAAAGTTGAAAATGAACCCAAAATGGCGGACGAATTGGAGGACGATTCCAGCATTGACCCAGAAATGAAAAAGGAGATAGAAGAGTTACTGAAAAAGTCGCGAGATTTAtctgaaaatatttataacactgaaaaagaaattcagaatATTGCTGCTATTCTGAAACAACTCAAG GATGTTCCACCTATTGTTAGCGACAAGGCGTTTGATCCCGATTCGTGGCTTAAC tcGTTGAAGTTAACGCAATTGGCAGAGCTCCACGACAAGATTTGCCTATTGACATCGGACATGGTGCATCAGGACAAACCGAGGGCAGTTAGTTGTATACCAGGGAGTCCACTAACTGCggattacaatattttaaatcagCGGATAGCCGCTCTGCAGAAACAGATAGCGGAGAAGCAAATGGAGACGGGATGGAAGCTAGAAGAGCTGAAGCGAGCTCTTCGGCAGGAGCAGGCTAACCTAATTCGAATCTCTGACGAAATGAATTTAGAGAGAAAACGTAATTTGGCCCTTCAGTTAGGAATGGATGATGCATCTTAA
- the LOC143213503 gene encoding uncharacterized protein LOC143213503 translates to MILSYIVSCAFFLCLVQANLELLFDDAFCKVQNTEYIDPDCSIEISEDSEYGNSLSVHLEILKKLPSLKASAKVLGMERSGEYTQDVGLSVTMDICESLAGPPNIADVFVKALNLKSGECPPEPGVYGEEHFVIDTDGNSGLPDSFPGGKYLLNMSILTDGNETLAELDIFLMIM, encoded by the exons ATGATTTTGTCATACATCGTTTCGTGTGCGTTTTTCTTGTGCCTCGTGCAG GCAAATCTTGAACTTCTCTTCGACGACGCCTTCTGTAAAGTTCAGAACACAGAGTACATCGATCCTGACTGCTCGATCGAAATCTCGGAGGATAGCGAATATGGAAATTCTTTGAGCGTGcatcttgaaattttaaaaaagttgccCTCTCTTAAG GCCTCGGCAAAAGTACTTGGAATGGAAAGATCTGGCGAATATACACAAGACGTAGGGCTTAGTGTGACAATGGATATTTGTGAATCTTTAGCTGGTCCTCCTAACATTGCAGATGTCTTTGTAAAAGCTCTCAACTTGAAGTCTGGCGAATGTCCTCCAGAACCG GGAGTGTATGGAGAAGAACATTTCGTTATTGACACTGACGGAAACAGTGGTTTGCCAGATTCATTTCCTGGTGGCAAgtatttattaaatatgtcgataCTGACTGATGGTAATGAGACATTAGCTGAACTGGATATTTTTCTGATgataatgtaa